ACCTGTCACGTGAACCGCAATGCCTTTCGGGTATCATCGTTCGCATGACACGCAAATCTTGGACCGACGCCCAACGTCTGCGCGAAGAAATCGCGTTGGTGGCCGCTCGCCTCATCGCCGAAGAGGGGGCCGACTACGCCTCCGCGAAGCGCAAGGCGGCCAAGCAGGTAACGGGTGAATCGCGAATTGCTGGTGAATTACTCCCCGATAACGACCAGATCGAAGCGGAAGTCCGCGAGTACGTGCAAACGTTCCTCTCCGACACACAGCCCGCCGAGCTGGCGCATCTGCGTCAGGTCGCCCTCACGGTGATGACGGAGCTGGCGCGCTACCGCCCATTCATTACCGGTGCGGTCTACAACGGCACGGCCACGGCGCTATCTGACATTTACTTGCAGGCTTTTTGCGACAACCCCAAGGAAGTGGCCATCGACCTGCTCAACCGGGGCATCGACTATGAAGTCTCCGAGAGCCGCCATTTCAATGGCCGGGGGATGGTCGAGACGTTGAGTTTTCTCTGGCGCGAGCGTCGTCAGCAGGGTGAGCCGGCCGGCGTTCATCTGTCGCTCTATTCGATGGACGACATGCGCGGCGCGCTCAAGGCCTCCGACGGTAATGGCCGTCCGGTTCGGGTCGACGCTGACGGGCTGCGAGCGCTGATCGCGCAAGCTGACGCTGCCAGCCATGCTGCGAGTCACTGAGCGGATCGCGGGCTGACGCACATTCGCGGCAAAATCACGGCACAATCACGACACAATCGCCACTAATTCTTCGCAATTACGGCTCGTCTTTCGTTTACCGTCTTATCCCGGCACTTGCGCCTTCTATCCATCATGGCAAAACGCATCGTTATTCTGGTGATTCTGGCCCTCGTTGGGCTGGCAGGCGGAGTCTGGCTCGGCCACCGCAACCAGCCGGCACCGAGCGCCTCGGACGCCGCCGTCGCCCAACTGCTCGCTACCCACCTGCCCGACCTGAAGGGCAACGATCAAGCCGTCTCCCAATGGAAAGGGAAGACGCTGGTGGTGAACTTCTGGGCGCCGTGGTGCGGGCCTTGCGTCGAGGAAATGCCCGATTTGCAAGCACTCTCCACTGAGTTTGGAACGAAAAACGTGCAATTTGTCGGCATCGGCATCGATACGGCACAGAACATGATCGCGTTCGAGCAAAAGGTGAAAGTGGACTATCCGCTACTCGTGGCAGGTTATGCCGGCACGGATCTGGCCCGCGCGCTCGGTAACAAGGCAGGCGCACTGCCCTTTACCGTCATCGTCGACCCGCAGGGCCGTGTGCATTATGAGAAGCTGGGCCGTATTACTTCGGACGAGGTCCGTACCGCGCTCAAGCCACTCATCTGACCCTAACATGATGGGATGTGTCTCCCGGGAAGCCCCGCCGGACGTGACCGGCGGTTCCCTGCGGGGCAGCCCCTATTTCGCCCCACTGGACAAAATCCACCAACTGGCGTTTAATTGCGCCCAATTTCGTGAAATTTGATTCGCCGATGCCTCACCGCATTCTCGTGCTCCACGGCCCCAACCTGAACCTGCTCGGTACTCGCGAGCCGGAGGTGTACGGTCGCACGACGCTGGCTGACATCGACTCCGCCCTTGTGGCGCAGGCCCAGACGGCAGGTGCCGAGGTGGCGACATTCCAAAGCAATCACGAAGGCGCACTGGTTGACCGGATTCAGGCGGCGCGCGGTGAGTCGATCGACTTCATCGTCATCAACCCGGCGGCCTACACCCACACGAGCGTCGCCATTCGCGACGCGTTGGCCGGGGTAGGCATCCCGTTCGTCGAAGTTCATCTCTCGAACGTTCATGCGCGCGAAGCCTTCCGGCATCACTCGTACTTTTCCGATATCGCGCAAGGTGTGATCTGCGGCCTGGGCTGGCGCGGGTATACCTACGCACTCGATTTTGCCCTGCGGCGACTCGCCGGCGGGTAGTCCTCTCACACCCCCTTTCCTCTCGCGGGACGTTGCGCCCGCGTCGATACAGAATCAAGG
This window of the Pandoraea sputorum genome carries:
- a CDS encoding TlpA family protein disulfide reductase; this encodes MAKRIVILVILALVGLAGGVWLGHRNQPAPSASDAAVAQLLATHLPDLKGNDQAVSQWKGKTLVVNFWAPWCGPCVEEMPDLQALSTEFGTKNVQFVGIGIDTAQNMIAFEQKVKVDYPLLVAGYAGTDLARALGNKAGALPFTVIVDPQGRVHYEKLGRITSDEVRTALKPLI
- the aroQ gene encoding type II 3-dehydroquinate dehydratase, with amino-acid sequence MPHRILVLHGPNLNLLGTREPEVYGRTTLADIDSALVAQAQTAGAEVATFQSNHEGALVDRIQAARGESIDFIVINPAAYTHTSVAIRDALAGVGIPFVEVHLSNVHAREAFRHHSYFSDIAQGVICGLGWRGYTYALDFALRRLAGG